One Polaribacter sp. KT25b DNA segment encodes these proteins:
- the pdxH gene encoding pyridoxamine 5'-phosphate oxidase, with product MQKDLSNYRKSYEKQELLESNCPENPLQLFQTWFLNADNSDSVDESNAMTISTIGLDGFPKNRVVLLKKYTWEGFIFYTNYDSEKGKSIAKNNHICLSFFWPALEQQIIIKGKAEILSENLSDGYFESRPDGSKLGAWASNQSTVVSSRKELDENLVSFEKKFEGKEITRPKNWGGYLVKPFSIEFWQGRPNRMHDRIRYNLEKDFSWKIERLSP from the coding sequence ATGCAAAAAGACTTAAGTAATTATAGAAAATCTTACGAAAAACAAGAACTTTTAGAAAGTAATTGTCCAGAAAACCCATTACAATTATTTCAAACTTGGTTTTTAAATGCAGATAATTCTGATTCAGTTGATGAAAGTAACGCGATGACTATTTCAACTATCGGTTTAGATGGATTCCCAAAAAATAGAGTTGTTTTATTAAAAAAATATACTTGGGAAGGTTTTATTTTTTATACCAATTATGATTCTGAAAAAGGAAAATCAATCGCTAAAAACAATCATATTTGCTTATCTTTTTTTTGGCCAGCTTTAGAACAACAAATTATTATTAAAGGAAAAGCAGAAATACTTTCAGAAAATTTATCCGACGGATATTTTGAATCGAGACCAGATGGAAGTAAATTAGGTGCCTGGGCTTCAAACCAAAGCACAGTAGTTTCATCAAGAAAAGAATTGGATGAAAACTTAGTATCCTTTGAAAAAAAATTTGAAGGAAAAGAAATTACAAGACCAAAAAATTGGGGAGGATATTTAGTAAAACCTTTTTCTATAGAGTTTTGGCAAGGAAGACCAAACAGAATGCACGACCGAATAAGATATAATTTAGAGAAAGATTTTTCATGGAAAATAGAACGTTTATCTCCTTAA
- a CDS encoding SdrD B-like domain-containing protein: MDNFENENALSTEKITSSTNFYDSYQSNWKNLEKQKSGYLWNNTKPTTKVSFASVKSTILDDKQSYITANGYSSAKSKEKISYKSNQSKSSTTSADVCYPETSLTITEDSGWGISRSTLNNSGVPSFCMDITKDAPNTGNVYNTTLTPDPDISFNNSNYTHAEIRELVQRTVSILTHPNYAPNTLPSNEMSNFYKSIQATIWKWTNNTNVSTSYSWTASNGSTYNANNIKTWVLNGTLSPANVFWLVPTNSHKQPEVLLNQTSKPAPVITNVTICSDETYQWSVNGVTYNGSAGNTTITVEGDSSVDGNGAATCAADQTLNITVSPEPTPIVTDITICSDEDYVWAFNSVTYNGSAGTQTVFVEGANCAADQTLNITVNPEPTPVVTDVTICSDEEYVWAFNSVTYNGSAGTQTVFVEGANCVADQTLNITVTPEPTPIVTDVTICSDEDYTWAFNSETYNGSAGTQTVFVEGVNCAADQTLNITVTPEPTPIVTDVTICSDEDYTWAFNSVTYNGSAGTQTVFVEGANCAADQTLNITVSPEPTPIVTDVTICSDEDYTWAFNSVTYNGSAGTQTVFVEGANCAADQTLNITVTPEPTPIVTDVTICSDEDYTWAFNSVTYNGSAGTQTVFVEGANCAADQTLNITVSPEPTPIVTDVTICSDEDYTWAFNSVTYNGSAGTQTVFVEGVNCAADQTLNITVTPEPTPIVTDVTICSDEEYVWAFNSVTYNGSAGTQTVFVEGVNCAADQTLNITVSPEPTPVVTDVTICSDEDYVWAFNSVTYNGSAGTQTVFVEGVNCAADQTLNITVSPEPTPIVTDVTICSDEDYTWAFNSITYNGSAGTQTVFVEGVNCAADQTLNITVSPEPTPIVTDVTICSDEEYTWAFNSITYNGSAGTQTVFVEGVNCAADQTLNITVSPEPTPIVTDVTICSDEDYTWAFNSVTYNGSAGTQTVFVEGVNCAADQILNITVNPEPTPIVTDVTICSDEDYVWAFNSVTYNGSAGTQTVFVEGVNCAADQTLNITVSPEPTPIVTDVTICSDEDYVWAFNSVTYNGSAGTQTVFVEGVNCAADQILNITVNPEPTPIVTDVTICSDEDYVWAFNSVTYNGSAGTQTVFVEGANCAADQTLNITVSPEPTPIVTDVTICSDEDYVWAFNSVTYNGSAGTQTVFVEGANCAADQTLNITVTPEPTPIVTDVTICSDEDYTWAFNSVTYNGSAGTQTVFVEGVNCAADQTLNITVSPEPTPIVTDVTICSDEDYVWAFNSVTYNGSAGTQTVFVEGVNCAADQTLNITVTPEPTPIVTDVTICSDEDYTWAFNSVTYNGSAGTQTVFVEGANCAADQTLNITVSPEPTPIVTDVTICSDEDYVWAFNSVTYNGSAGTQTVFVEGANCAADQTLNITVTPEPTPIVTDVTICSDEDYTWAFNSVTYNGSAGTQTVFVEGVNCAADQTLNITVSPEPTPIVTDVTICSDEDYVWAFNSVTYNGSAGTQTVFVEGVNCAADQTLNITVTPEPTPIVTDVTICSDEDYTWAFNSVTYNGSAGTQTVFVEGANCAADQTLNITVSPEPTPIVTDVTICSDEDYVWAFNSVTYNGSAGTQTVFVEGVNCAADQTLNITVTPEPTPIVTDVTICSDEDYTWAFNSVTYNGSAGTQTVFVEGANCAADQTLNITVSPEPTPIVTDVTICSDEDYVWAFNSVTYNGSAGTQTVFVEGANCAADQILNITVSPEPTPIDTDVTINSNETYLWPVNGITYDGADGDQSVLIEGINCAADQILTLTVVCITADNTTTTTSITEDETKTLTSSPNGGTWAIVSGDGTINGNIYTPDDINVNTDVTIRYTIAGTSGCSATTDDVTFTVTPSLLLGSIGDQVWYDTDGDGIRDPGEYRLEGATVTLDPGTPGNPSDDLTTTTDVNGNYLFTNLPAGNYTVTVDISTVTGGLPPGKALADLIPTFDADGVGTPNTSSLTLASGENNLDQDFAYVAPSGGTSGGNSGGVESESLGDAISKIYVGRKKNSMPTEFVKSNENLYNKSKMKSAQPYQGKGQTMLDMFPTELIAGNVANVTSPTDILDYTVADEILSVDFSINGETKGVVLGIKTSDKIYNHTKASCDRLRGAEILNIQKVQLEGYNFLMQGIKQRNDIVEYAISFAVAKNNNDTNYTIQTNWYVNNYTKFNDVYNFQVWSTKPADTQKMVKDILENLQSFIPMNQTEVQKVPETYASKIYRDKGELIVNLRSTEVGNTADISMVELYSETANNIKHRYNTLDTEIQQALRLDIADGYEYEGLIEVENEVEDAFYHADGNWGLDYDKNYTEILNYFVWNNFDRTYEDDEYSINRNVEVKATSEYDYLTVYKSLLPGTISADYSEYKYLSFTAKGSGLMELGLIKSSVENWKEQYRIMVDLSEEEQTYYVPFEYFSSTGTTAKITADDLTTITFTFLPVEANTKELDLFISDVKFTKTAVEEQTIAKIETFENNFMAYPNPSKGNVNVLLFSEVDTQATVTLFDVTGKEIFVSDVQLTTGKNEIDFNLKVKPGVLFLKVNSKQTDYGTSKIIFR; encoded by the coding sequence TTGGATAACTTTGAAAATGAAAATGCACTTTCTACTGAGAAAATTACATCTTCAACTAACTTTTACGACAGTTATCAATCTAACTGGAAAAACTTAGAAAAGCAAAAATCTGGTTATTTGTGGAACAACACAAAACCTACAACCAAAGTATCCTTTGCCTCTGTTAAATCAACTATATTGGATGATAAACAAAGTTATATTACTGCAAATGGATATAGCAGTGCTAAGTCAAAAGAAAAAATTTCTTATAAAAGTAATCAAAGTAAATCTTCTACAACTAGTGCAGATGTATGTTACCCTGAAACATCACTAACAATAACTGAAGATAGTGGTTGGGGTATTTCTAGATCTACTTTAAATAATAGTGGTGTTCCATCATTCTGTATGGATATAACTAAAGATGCACCAAATACAGGTAACGTATATAATACAACATTAACACCAGATCCAGATATAAGTTTTAATAATTCAAATTATACACATGCAGAAATAAGGGAACTAGTACAACGTACAGTTTCAATATTAACACATCCAAATTATGCTCCTAACACTTTGCCCTCAAACGAAATGTCTAATTTTTACAAATCCATTCAGGCAACAATTTGGAAATGGACAAATAATACAAATGTAAGCACTAGCTATTCATGGACTGCAAGTAATGGAAGTACTTACAATGCTAATAATATAAAAACTTGGGTTCTTAACGGAACTTTAAGTCCTGCAAATGTATTTTGGTTAGTTCCTACTAATTCTCATAAACAACCAGAAGTTTTATTAAATCAAACTTCTAAACCAGCGCCAGTAATAACGAATGTAACAATTTGTTCTGATGAAACATATCAGTGGTCAGTAAATGGTGTTACTTACAATGGATCAGCAGGAAATACAACTATAACAGTAGAGGGAGACTCATCAGTAGACGGAAATGGTGCAGCAACCTGTGCAGCGGATCAAACTTTAAATATTACAGTTTCTCCTGAACCAACTCCTATCGTAACAGATATAACCATTTGTTCAGATGAAGACTATGTTTGGGCATTTAATAGTGTAACGTATAACGGATCGGCAGGAACGCAAACTGTTTTTGTAGAAGGCGCGAATTGTGCTGCGGATCAAACTTTAAATATTACAGTAAATCCTGAGCCAACTCCAGTTGTAACAGATGTGACTATTTGTTCGGATGAAGAGTATGTTTGGGCATTTAACAGTGTAACGTATAACGGATCGGCTGGAACGCAAACCGTTTTTGTAGAAGGCGCGAATTGTGTAGCGGATCAAACTTTAAATATTACGGTTACTCCTGAACCAACTCCAATCGTAACAGATGTGACTATTTGTTCTGATGAAGATTATACGTGGGCTTTCAATAGTGAAACGTATAACGGATCTGCAGGAACGCAAACTGTGTTTGTGGAAGGCGTGAATTGTGCAGCAGATCAAACTTTAAATATTACGGTTACTCCTGAACCAACTCCAATCGTAACAGATGTGACTATTTGTTCTGATGAAGACTATACATGGGCTTTTAATAGTGTAACTTATAACGGATCTGCAGGAACGCAAACTGTGTTTGTGGAAGGCGCAAATTGTGCAGCGGATCAAACTTTAAATATTACAGTTTCTCCTGAACCAACTCCAATCGTAACAGATGTGACTATTTGTTCTGATGAAGATTATACGTGGGCTTTCAATAGTGTAACGTATAACGGATCGGCTGGAACGCAAACCGTTTTTGTGGAAGGCGCGAATTGTGCAGCGGATCAAACTTTAAATATTACGGTTACTCCTGAACCAACTCCTATCGTAACAGATGTGACTATTTGTTCGGATGAAGACTATACATGGGCTTTTAATAGTGTAACTTATAACGGATCGGCTGGAACGCAAACTGTGTTTGTGGAAGGCGCAAATTGTGCAGCGGATCAAACTTTAAATATTACAGTTTCTCCTGAACCAACTCCTATCGTAACAGATGTCACCATTTGTTCTGATGAAGATTATACGTGGGCATTTAATAGTGTAACGTATAACGGATCGGCAGGAACGCAAACTGTGTTTGTGGAAGGAGTAAATTGTGCAGCGGATCAAACTTTAAATATTACGGTTACTCCTGAACCAACTCCAATCGTAACAGATGTGACTATTTGTTCGGATGAAGAGTATGTTTGGGCATTTAATAGTGTAACGTATAACGGATCTGCAGGAACACAAACTGTGTTTGTGGAAGGCGTGAATTGTGCAGCGGATCAAACTTTAAATATTACAGTTTCTCCTGAACCAACTCCTGTTGTAACAGATGTGACTATTTGTTCTGATGAAGACTATGTTTGGGCATTTAACAGTGTAACGTATAACGGATCTGCAGGAACACAAACTGTGTTTGTGGAAGGCGTGAATTGTGCAGCGGATCAAACTTTAAATATTACAGTTTCTCCTGAACCAACTCCTATCGTAACAGATGTGACTATTTGTTCGGATGAAGACTATACATGGGCTTTTAACAGCATCACTTATAACGGATCTGCAGGAACACAAACTGTCTTTGTGGAAGGCGTGAATTGTGCAGCAGATCAAACTTTAAATATTACTGTTTCTCCTGAACCAACTCCAATCGTAACAGATGTAACAATTTGTTCGGATGAAGAGTATACATGGGCTTTTAATAGCATTACTTATAACGGATCTGCAGGAACACAAACTGTCTTTGTGGAAGGCGTGAATTGTGCAGCAGATCAAACTTTAAATATTACTGTTTCTCCTGAACCAACTCCAATCGTAACAGATGTGACTATTTGTTCTGATGAAGATTATACGTGGGCTTTCAATAGTGTAACGTATAACGGATCTGCAGGAACACAAACTGTATTTGTGGAAGGCGTGAATTGTGCAGCGGATCAAATTTTAAATATTACAGTAAATCCTGAGCCAACTCCAATTGTTACAGATGTGACCATTTGTTCGGATGAAGACTATGTTTGGGCATTTAACAGTGTTACGTATAACGGATCGGCAGGAACGCAAACTGTCTTTGTGGAAGGTGTAAATTGTGCAGCGGATCAAACTTTAAATATTACAGTTTCTCCTGAACCAACTCCTATCGTAACAGATGTAACCATTTGTTCGGATGAAGACTATGTTTGGGCATTTAATAGTGTAACGTATAACGGATCTGCAGGAACGCAAACTGTCTTTGTGGAAGGCGTGAATTGTGCAGCGGATCAAATTTTAAATATTACAGTAAATCCTGAGCCAACTCCAATTGTTACAGATGTGACAATTTGTTCGGATGAAGACTATGTTTGGGCATTTAACAGTGTTACGTATAACGGATCGGCAGGAACGCAAACTGTGTTTGTGGAAGGCGCGAATTGTGCAGCGGATCAAACTTTAAATATTACAGTTTCTCCTGAACCAACTCCTATCGTAACAGATGTAACCATTTGTTCGGATGAAGACTATGTTTGGGCATTTAATAGTGTAACGTATAACGGATCTGCAGGAACGCAAACTGTGTTTGTGGAAGGCGCGAATTGTGCAGCGGATCAAACTTTAAATATTACGGTTACTCCTGAACCAACTCCAATCGTAACAGATGTGACTATTTGTTCGGATGAAGACTATACGTGGGCTTTCAATAGTGTAACGTATAACGGATCTGCAGGAACGCAAACTGTGTTTGTAGAAGGCGTGAATTGTGCAGCAGATCAAACTTTAAATATTACTGTTTCTCCTGAACCAACTCCAATCGTAACAGATGTAACAATTTGTTCAGATGAAGACTATGTTTGGGCATTTAATAGTGTAACCTATAACGGATCGGCAGGAACGCAAACTGTTTTTGTAGAAGGAGTAAATTGTGCAGCGGATCAAACTTTAAATATTACGGTTACTCCTGAACCAACTCCAATCGTAACAGATGTGACTATTTGTTCTGATGAAGATTATACGTGGGCTTTCAATAGTGTAACGTATAACGGATCGGCAGGAACGCAAACTGTGTTTGTGGAAGGCGCGAATTGTGCAGCGGATCAAACTTTAAATATTACAGTTTCTCCTGAACCAACTCCTATCGTAACAGATGTAACCATTTGTTCGGATGAAGACTATGTTTGGGCATTTAATAGTGTAACGTATAACGGATCTGCAGGAACGCAAACTGTGTTTGTGGAAGGCGCGAATTGTGCAGCGGATCAAACTTTAAATATTACGGTTACTCCTGAACCAACTCCAATCGTAACAGATGTGACTATTTGTTCGGATGAAGACTATACGTGGGCTTTCAATAGTGTAACGTATAACGGATCTGCAGGAACGCAAACTGTGTTTGTAGAAGGCGTGAATTGTGCAGCAGATCAAACTTTAAATATTACTGTTTCTCCTGAACCAACTCCAATCGTAACAGATGTAACAATTTGTTCAGATGAAGACTATGTTTGGGCATTTAATAGTGTAACCTATAACGGATCTGCAGGAACGCAAACTGTTTTTGTAGAAGGAGTAAATTGTGCAGCGGATCAAACTTTAAATATTACGGTTACTCCTGAACCAACTCCAATCGTAACAGATGTGACTATTTGTTCTGATGAAGATTATACGTGGGCTTTCAATAGTGTAACGTATAACGGATCGGCAGGAACGCAAACTGTGTTTGTTGAAGGCGCGAATTGTGCAGCGGATCAAACTTTAAATATTACAGTTTCTCCTGAACCAACTCCTATCGTAACAGATGTGACTATTTGTTCTGATGAAGACTATGTTTGGGCATTTAACAGTGTAACCTATAACGGATCTGCAGGAACGCAAACTGTTTTTGTAGAAGGAGTAAATTGTGCAGCGGATCAAACTTTAAATATTACGGTTACTCCTGAACCAACTCCAATCGTAACAGATGTGACTATTTGTTCTGATGAAGATTATACGTGGGCTTTCAATAGTGTAACGTATAACGGATCGGCAGGAACGCAAACTGTTTTTGTTGAAGGCGCGAATTGTGCAGCGGATCAAACTTTAAATATTACAGTTTCTCCTGAACCAACTCCTATCGTAACAGATGTGACTATTTGTTCTGATGAAGACTATGTTTGGGCATTTAACAGTGTAACGTATAACGGATCGGCTGGAACGCAAACCGTTTTTGTAGAAGGCGCGAATTGTGCAGCAGATCAAATTTTAAATATTACTGTTTCTCCTGAACCAACTCCAATTGATACAGATGTGACAATTAATTCAAATGAAACGTATTTGTGGCCAGTAAACGGAATCACTTATGACGGTGCTGATGGAGATCAATCAGTATTAATAGAAGGTATAAATTGTGCAGCGGATCAAATACTTACTTTAACAGTTGTATGTATTACTGCGGATAACACAACAACTACTACTTCTATAACAGAAGATGAAACTAAAACTTTAACTAGTTCTCCTAATGGAGGAACTTGGGCAATCGTTTCTGGTGATGGAACAATCAATGGAAATATTTATACTCCAGATGACATCAATGTAAATACTGATGTAACAATTAGATATACAATTGCTGGTACGAGTGGTTGTTCTGCAACAACAGATGATGTTACTTTTACTGTAACACCTTCACTTCTTTTAGGTAGTATTGGAGACCAAGTTTGGTATGATACAGATGGTGATGGAATTAGAGATCCAGGTGAATATAGATTAGAAGGCGCAACGGTAACTTTAGATCCAGGTACACCAGGAAATCCTAGTGATGATTTAACAACTACCACAGATGTAAACGGGAACTATTTATTTACCAATTTACCAGCAGGAAATTATACAGTAACTGTTGATATAAGTACTGTAACTGGTGGATTACCTCCAGGTAAAGCATTAGCAGATTTAATTCCAACATTTGATGCAGATGGTGTTGGTACACCAAATACAAGTTCTTTAACTTTAGCATCAGGAGAAAATAATTTAGATCAAGATTTTGCTTATGTAGCTCCATCTGGTGGAACTTCTGGTGGAAATAGCGGTGGTGTTGAATCTGAATCTTTAGGTGATGCAATTTCTAAAATTTATGTTGGTAGAAAGAAAAACTCTATGCCAACTGAATTTGTGAAGTCAAATGAGAATTTATACAACAAATCTAAGATGAAATCAGCGCAACCTTACCAAGGTAAAGGTCAAACAATGTTAGATATGTTCCCAACTGAATTAATAGCTGGAAATGTAGCAAACGTTACCTCTCCTACTGACATTTTAGATTACACAGTTGCTGATGAAATATTATCTGTTGACTTCTCTATAAACGGAGAAACGAAAGGTGTTGTATTAGGAATTAAAACTTCTGATAAAATTTACAATCACACAAAAGCGTCTTGTGATAGACTTCGTGGTGCAGAAATTTTAAACATTCAAAAAGTGCAATTAGAAGGTTATAATTTCTTAATGCAAGGTATCAAACAAAGAAATGATATTGTTGAATATGCTATTTCTTTCGCTGTTGCTAAAAATAATAACGATACCAATTACACAATTCAAACGAACTGGTATGTAAACAACTATACCAAGTTTAATGATGTGTATAACTTTCAAGTATGGTCTACAAAGCCTGCTGATACTCAAAAAATGGTTAAGGATATTTTAGAAAATTTACAATCTTTTATTCCGATGAATCAAACAGAAGTTCAGAAAGTTCCTGAAACCTATGCTTCTAAAATTTATAGAGACAAAGGAGAATTAATAGTAAACTTAAGAAGTACTGAAGTTGGTAATACTGCAGATATTTCTATGGTAGAATTATATTCTGAAACTGCAAATAACATCAAACACAGATACAATACGTTAGATACTGAAATTCAGCAAGCTTTAAGATTAGATATTGCTGATGGGTATGAATATGAAGGTCTTATTGAAGTAGAGAATGAAGTAGAAGATGCGTTTTATCATGCTGATGGAAACTGGGGATTAGATTACGACAAGAACTATACAGAAATCTTAAATTACTTTGTTTGGAACAATTTTGATAGAACATACGAAGATGATGAGTATTCAATCAATAGAAATGTAGAAGTCAAAGCAACCAGTGAGTATGATTACTTAACAGTGTACAAATCATTATTACCAGGTACTATATCTGCAGATTATTCAGAGTACAAATACTTATCTTTTACAGCTAAAGGTTCTGGGTTAATGGAATTAGGTTTAATTAAATCTTCTGTTGAAAACTGGAAAGAGCAATACAGAATCATGGTAGATTTATCAGAAGAAGAGCAAACCTATTATGTTCCTTTTGAATACTTTTCTTCTACAGGTACAACTGCTAAAATAACTGCGGATGATTTAACAACCATCACGTTTACGTTCTTACCTGTTGAAGCAAATACAAAAGAATTAGATTTATTTATTTCGGATGTGAAGTTTACTAAAACTGCCGTTGAAGAACAAACGATTGCTAAAATTGAAACTTTTGAAAACAACTTTATGGCATATCCAAATCCTTCTAAAGGAAATGTAAATGTGCTTTTATTTAGTGAGGTAGACACGCAAGCAACTGTAACTTTATTCGATGTTACTGGTAAAGAAATCTTTGTTAGCGATGTTCAATTAACTACTGGTAAAAATGAAATCGACTTTAATCTAAAAGTGAAACCAGGTGTTTTATTCTTAAAAGTGAATAGTAAACAAACTGATTACGGAACTTCTAAAATTATTTTTAGATAG